A genomic window from Chitinivibrionia bacterium includes:
- a CDS encoding rod shape-determining protein — protein sequence MGFFSFGTTLGIDLGTANTLVYAKNRGLLIDEPSVVAIDRSTNEVLEIGTDAKKMLGRTPGKITAVRPMRDGVIADIDLVEEMLRYFVQKVQPNSLFKRTRAVMGVPSGITKAEQRAVLDCAERAGIIEARLIAEPMAAAIGMDVPILESSGNMIIDIGGGTSEISVISMGGMVCDLSEKVGGDQFDRAIVEYMKKSYNLLIGESTAEEVKKRVGSAFELPEELEMEVRGHDIVAGIPRELQITSVEIREALKAPVDEIIKAVLNTLEKTPPELSSDILDKGIIMTGGSSLLRGLDERIRRETNLPVCITEDPLTRVARGALIVAENLQKYSQVLFGSSRNHRQ from the coding sequence ATGGGATTCTTTTCGTTCGGCACAACGCTCGGAATTGACTTAGGAACAGCCAATACGTTGGTTTATGCGAAAAACCGAGGTCTTTTAATAGACGAACCGTCTGTCGTAGCTATCGACAGAAGCACAAACGAGGTTCTTGAAATCGGAACAGACGCTAAAAAAATGTTGGGAAGAACGCCGGGTAAAATTACCGCGGTTCGTCCTATGCGCGACGGAGTTATTGCGGACATTGACTTAGTTGAAGAGATGTTGCGGTATTTTGTTCAAAAAGTACAGCCGAACAGCTTGTTTAAGAGAACGCGCGCGGTTATGGGAGTTCCGTCGGGAATAACCAAGGCTGAGCAACGTGCGGTTTTAGATTGCGCAGAGCGAGCGGGAATTATCGAAGCGCGACTTATTGCCGAGCCAATGGCGGCGGCTATCGGAATGGATGTTCCGATTTTGGAAAGTTCGGGAAATATGATTATAGACATAGGCGGCGGCACATCTGAAATTTCGGTTATTTCTATGGGCGGTATGGTTTGCGACCTTTCTGAAAAAGTCGGCGGCGACCAGTTCGACAGAGCAATCGTGGAATATATGAAAAAATCGTATAATCTTCTCATTGGCGAAAGTACGGCGGAAGAAGTTAAAAAGAGAGTCGGTTCGGCGTTTGAACTTCCCGAAGAACTCGAAATGGAAGTGCGCGGGCACGATATTGTTGCCGGAATTCCAAGAGAATTGCAAATAACCTCGGTAGAAATCCGCGAAGCGCTCAAAGCGCCTGTTGATGAAATTATTAAAGCCGTTCTTAACACTCTTGAAAAAACACCGCCTGAACTATCTTCGGATATTTTGGATAAAGGTATAATAATGACTGGTGGAAGTTCGCTTTTGCGCGGTCTTGACGAAAGAATTCGCAGAGAAACAAACTTACCTGTTTGCATTACCGAAGACCCGCTTACGCGTGTTGCTCGCGGCGCGCTTATTGTAGCGGAAAATTTGCAAAAATATTCACAGGTGTTGTTTGGAAGCAGTCGAAACCACAGGCAATAA